CACGTTTTAGCTCGATGGACATCCTGTCCATGGAGgtaaaactcaaaatcatttattcaaactcggCTGCAAAACAGCGTTTTTAGTCGAAGTTGACAAAAGGCAGTCCACAAAACACccatccttcaccacttccaatgtgtttttgctgggaagaagtagCGCATTTCCCCAGCAATACCTACATGTCTATCAGTAGGCTAGATGGATGGTATTCTTATACAACGGAATAGAATGAGcaatattgatataaatgaTTAAAATCAAGTTAAAAACTATCACCACATGCTACCTAACTCaaccatttaatttttataataaacagcacaggggcccgattctcctaagtatGATcgaaatagcagttttaaccatagcgggcattctgctactaataaaagaccaatcgtattcgattgacatttgattggagtgcgattggtctgctattttggtgattttggtctatacggtagtttgctgtagatacaatcattttgcaaacgtaaatcatttgcagataaaacgattcattattgaaggacagaaaaggataaaaacgtttatttcaaagaaaaaatagcggaatcccacatacgcttcaatcgtaatcgagtcgggattggatctcagtcgaatcgagtcgaacgtgaatcgtatggcacttaagtaaaattaggagaatcgggccccagaaaaTTAAAGCCTCCAATTATAGTTacgtttataattaaaataggaTATAAGAGAGTGCCAATGTGCTAATCTGTTAAAGTTATCCAATCTTGTACATTTACTTGTACTTATAAATGAATCTATTAAATTGGACCGCTCagccaaattaaaatatatttatatataaatccTATGACGACCACTGACCATTATGGTCAGTAACCTTGGACCACAAACAGCAACGCTTCTCATAGTCATGGATTTTTAGcggttagcccataagcaaactAAGCTCGTGGCCGCAGTTTTAGGGGTGTACCAGACAATCAAACTGCAGTCCTCCAATATGGTCAATCCGTTCTCTGACAAGTGACAGTGACAGTCATAGTGATTGTCGACAGTTGACACTTACTTGCTCTAGACAGTTGACAGTCATACTTGTTTCGTGCGGCTTCTGGTGGtgtaattttttgtgtttagAGACTTGAGTGGCCTTAAAcaccaaaatttaaatattatttgcttaACAATTAAAAGCTATACCCAAAGATACTATGGCTAATTCGGGAAAAGGAACTTTTCAACCAGTAAGTTCaggtaattattaaaatgaggTTATATTACAGTCtgttcacacatttttatttttaggactCAGATGTTCACATTTCGTTCGAAGatcaacagaaaataaataaatttgctCGTTTAAATGCTAAAGTAGACGACTACAAAGAAGAACTTAAAGTTAAACAGAACGATATGAAAAACTTAGAAGAAGCTGTGGAAGAACTCAGTCTTGCTGATGATGGAGAAAAAATTCCTTACCTTATTGGCGAGGTCTTCATTTGTCAAGGACTTGAAGATACATTAgtgagtaatatttttaaaacaggaTATGACTTCATCTATATAATCGTAGAAAACTCCTTTGAAGTAGGTATTGTCTGTTACTATGAGGATGTTTCAAGCTCCTGTCGGTTATTTAGCATGTACAGTAGTATTACTCTCCTCACTCTGACCAAATATTCTGGTTGGTAGAATCTCACTATTATGATTGTTTACGTATCTGGCTAGCtctgataaataaaatgttcaattcTGTATTTACCATCCTCATTTTGTCAGTACTTTATTAAAGAAATCACTTATTTTTCAGAAATCATTAGATGAAGCCAAGTCACGAAAagtgaatgaaataaatgagCTTGAAGCCAAGTGCGATGAGCTTAAATCTCAAATGGGTGAATTAAAAGCCCATCTTTATGGCAAGTTTGGAAGTCATATAAATTTGGAGAATGAAGAAGATtaactttactttacttttactataactataatttggattacattaataaaaaacagcactccacataataaatatttatattatatattggtTTAAGTATATAATCATAATTGCTATTAGTAAAACATATTACAGCTGCTTAAGTAAATATCACaactaattattttgaaaatttagatagttataacattattataatatttcagcCATCTGGGATGAAGCTGTGTACtcattttatgattattgtttaacaaaacatttacttaaaataaaagattaactacacatttcttttttttagacTAGTTATATGTTTTCACAAGATTACTAGACTTTTTCAAAAAGTCATTCCCCTGCTATActattgtaatgtaatgttaGAACAAAATCTCAACAACACAAACTGATTGTAAAGTTCAGAATCACATGTTGTGCAGTTATAACGAAACACAAACGTTATATATCTAACATAGTATAATTGATACAGAAAAAAGGATCTATTTTCTGTAATATTTACACATACATGCATTTATTTGCAGCAattgtaattgtttttatatccTTTCGCTTtttctataatattaaaatccaCATTTACGTAGTTACAATAGTGCTGATGTggtcaaaatataataagacaGAACACAACAATAATTGTGTCTGCTACTCAAAAGTATCAATATAAGGTATTGCTCCATGCACCCACTGGCAGACATATCCAAGAGCTGAGAAAGAAACGTGATGTACACTCCCATTCTTTGCAGTGACATATCTGCTTTGAATGTAATCAAATCTTAGTGCAATGCACAGAATTGTACTGCAAACTATTTACAAGATATACATATATGAGACATGAATCTCAATGTTGATTGTAAGACGTATGACACTATCAAAAAGTCAATCTTGAATTTTAAACCATGATCATTTCAACTAAATGTAATTTATGCACtgagatgaaaaaaataaaattaaagctaGTTAACAATGCTTAAGTACATACCATTTACAATACCTATTACTATTAAATCACATTTAATGTGTATATCTACATTACACAACCAAAATACTACAATGGCCTGATAAAGCATATATTATTTGCGATTGTAAATAATAACTTGTGTTGAGAGACCCATTCGATGGCAACTCTTGTGACAGGCGcatgttgttaattaatttacataccACGCCCAAgacaaatacaatacaatacatacaatttAGCTAAAAGTTATAGCTATAAGAATCCATTTCTAAACATTCAATCATATCACACATTTCttgactaaaataaattataatactcGATAGGAATCCTTGATAAAAATAGTCACTATGTGTAATTGCTATCATAACCGAATTTGAtacaattatttcaattacataattggtgacaatactgaaaatttttgaaCATTTAATTATCCGGTGATCCATTTTAATCGGTATATTTGCTGAAAATGAATTAATGTTGTATACAAGCGCGGTGGCGGTCCCAAGGGAACATTGCTCGGGGATTATTTTGTTCCGTCtcccaaaataataattgcacTTTCGCTGGTTCAATCAGAGAGTACCACAGACGCGGCGCCAGCGTCTTTGCTATtgcttaataattaaaataaatccacaATTTTCCACCGCACTGGAGTCGTGGCGAGTACTCTCTCTTAATGCGTTAacgtttacaataaaaaagagTGCCCGCCTTCATTTAATAG
Above is a window of Helicoverpa armigera isolate CAAS_96S chromosome 11, ASM3070526v1, whole genome shotgun sequence DNA encoding:
- the LOC135117486 gene encoding probable prefoldin subunit 4, with the protein product MANSGKGTFQPDSDVHISFEDQQKINKFARLNAKVDDYKEELKVKQNDMKNLEEAVEELSLADDGEKIPYLIGEVFICQGLEDTLKSLDEAKSRKVNEINELEAKCDELKSQMGELKAHLYGKFGSHINLENEED